GCCGCGCGTCGGTCGCCTGGCCGAGACCCTCGGCGCACAAGCCGAGCATATACTGCACGGTGCCCGCGCCAACGCCCGGCCCCTCGGGGAGATCGATCTGTGTCAATTCCGCACGCGCCTCGGCGAAGCTGCCCGCCTGGATCAACGCCCCCGCGAGGTTGAGCCGAATCACCTGCGCCTCGGCCCCGGAGGTCCCCACGAGCCGCGTGCGCAGCTCGACGATCGCCTTGCTGGCACGCAGCAACTGGTCGCCGACGGTCACGAGACGCGGCTCGCGCACGATCGGCAGCTCGACCTGCCGCGGCTGCGCGCCGACGCTGCGCACCGTCAAGACCGTCTTGCCAGCCTTCTCGGCTCGCTCGACCGCGCGGCGCAGCTCGCTCGCCGTCGCCACCGGCTGCCCGTCGGCCTCGAGCACGACCTCCCCCACCGCGATCGTCCCCTCGGGCGTACCACTCGTCGTCACCGGGCCGTCCTGGTCGAGCACGTCGATGGCCGACAGACCCACCGTTGCACGGAAGAGCGGCGGCAGCGCGGCGAGTCCGGAAAGCGCGAGGGCAAGCGACTCCGGGTCGTCGAGCCGGATGTCGAGCACGTCCGGTTCCGTCGCCTCGGCTGCGAGCAGCGACACCAGAACCTGGTCGGGCGCCCCGCCCGGCGGCACCGACACGGCCGCCACGCCCTGGACCTCGAGCGCCGCGGCGAGCTTGGTTCCCGCATCGCGGCGCGAGGCCGAGGTGAGCCGCCCGGCCTCGTCGTCGAGCGGACGCAGGCCCGCATCAAATGCCAGCCACCCCGCCGGGACCTGCAGCCGCGCCATCGCCCGCTCGACCGCCTCGGCCGGCAGGGCCTGCACGGTCACGGCGGCGGCCTCGCCGAGCGCACGCTCGACGGCGAGCCGGAGATCGGGGCCGCGCTGGCCAGCCGGCACGCCGGTCGTCTGCAGCAGCGCGAACACCGGGCGGGGCGAGGCCACAATCGAGATCCGCTCGCCCATCTTCACGTCGAGCCGCCGGAGATCGCGGCCGTATGATGTCGCGACCTCGAGCACGTGCGGCCCCTCGCATACGTCGGCGATCGTCATCGGCGCGGCACCGCGGCGCTCGCCATCGAGGATCACGATGGCTCCCGGCACGCGCGAGTCGACGGCAATCGCCCCGACCGCGGGCTCGAGTTTCAGCGGGTCGAGCCGGAAGTCGCCGAAGCGCTCGACGTCGACACGGCGTTCGATGGGAACGTAACAGTCGCGGCGCAGCAGCACGGTGTGCGGCCCGAGGCCGAGCTCGCCGACGACGAAGGGGGCCGAGAAGTCCTCGGGAGCGACGCCGAGCTGCCGATCCCAGCCCTCGAAATCCGGTCGGAGGCCGCCGGGCTCGGTGCGCCCGCGGGCCACTCCGTCGATCACCACCTCGACGTCGGCGGGTGCGGTGACCACCGCCACCGTGGCCGACGTTCGCGCCATGGTCAGTGTCACGGTCGTCGTCTCGCCAGCCCGCACCTCGACGGTGTGCGTCAGCGGCGCATATCCCTCTCTCGTCGCCTCGATCACGCGCGTGCCGACGACGACCTCGATCGCGCCGGCGATCGCCTCGAACGGCCGGCCGTCGAGCGTGAGCCGGGCGTCGGCCGGATCGAGCGCGAGCAGGATACTGCCCACCATCGGGAGGCGCGTCTCGTCGAAGAACGCCACGATGCGGGGCGACACCTGCCCCGTCAGCCGATGCGCGGGACGCAGCCGGACGAGCGTCTGGAAATCGGCGCGCGCCTCCTCGGTCCGGCCGAGACCGAGAAACGTCCGGCCGCGCAGCTCGTAGGCTTCGACCAGGCTGTCCTCGGCGCCGGGCGCGTCGCGACGCCCCTCGAGATCGGCCAGGATGCGACCGAGCGTCTCGACGCCGCGCTCGTAATCGAGCTCATCAAACAGCAGCCGTCGCGCCTCGGCGAGCCGCGGGTCGAGCGTCGCCGTCTGCGCGGCCGCCGGCATCGCCAGCCACACCGCGACCAGCACCGCCCCAAGGCACGCCCACACCAGCCGATGCAGTCTCATCGGAACACCAGCACCTGTCGCGCGCGATCGTCGGCGACGTAGAGGCGGCCGGCCGCATCGACCGCAATCGCCGCCGGCTGGCGCACGCGGTCGGACGCCACCGTCGTCACCAGCGAACCGCGCAAGTCGAAGACGAGCACCTGGCCCGTGTTGCGGTCGGCGACGTAGAGGTGGCCGAGCGTGTCGAACGCCACGTCCACCGGGTTGTTCAGCTGGTAGCCGGTGCCCTTCGTCGCGATGCGGGTCACCGGCCGTCCGTCGCGATCGAAGACGGCGACCGACTTGGCATCGCGGTCGAGCGCCGCCACTTCGTCCATCGGCGACACGGCGAGCGCGCTCGCGTTGACGGCGGCAAACGACGCGCCGGGCCGGCCATCGGGCGCAAAGCGCAGCACGGCCCGTCGCCGGCGATCGGCCACGACGACGTCGCCCGTCGACAGCCCGACCGCCGCCGCCACATCGTCGAGTGGCCGTCCGTCGGCGGCGGCGAAGGTGCGCGGCGGCGTGCGCGGGCCCTGGAGGCCGCCACGGTGCACGAGCTGCATCGAGCCGTCGGCGAGCACGGTGAGACCACGCCCCTGCGCCGATGCCAGCGAGCCGGCTGGCGAGCCATCGGCGGCCGCATAGCCGACGGCGCCGTTGGACGTGGCGACCCACAGGTCGCCCGCCGGCGCGAAGCGCATGGCGACGACGTCGCGGATCTGGCGTCCGCCGGCGAACGCCTGGCCGAACCCGAAGCGCGAACGCGCCTGCGGCTTGAGATACAGGCGGTACAGGATGGTGTTGAGACGCAAGGCCTCGTCGGCCAGCGCGGCATCGCCCGCGGCAAGCGCTCGCGACCGCGCCCGCTGCACGACGGCCGGTGCGGCGGCCGCGCGGCCGGTGGCCACGAGCGATCGCGCCGCCGCCAGGTCGGCCCTGATCGCCCAGCTCGTCGCCGGGTACTCGAGCGACACCCGGACGAACCGCTCGAGCGCCTCTTCGTGCTGGCGCACGCTCTGCAGCGCCTCGCCGGCGTGGAAGGTCGCCTCGGGCACGACGAGCGAGCGCGGGTAGAGCATGACCGCGCGGTCGAAGCTCGCGAGCGCGCCCGAGAGCTGCGCCTCGCCCCGTCCGCCGGCCAGCGCGACCCGCCCCGCCAGGACGTGCGCAAAGGGCGCGGCCGTGCCGCTCGGATAGCGCTTGAGCAGGGCTTCGACCGTCGCCATCGCCGTGGCCGGATCGCCCGCCACGTCGAGGTGATACTCGGCGATGCGCAGCATCGCGTCGTCGGCGAGCGAGCTCGACGCGAAACCGTCGACGACGGCCTGGAAGTCCTTCAGGGCCTCGGCATATCGCCCGTCGCGCAAGAAGGCGAGGCCGGCGTCGTACTGCCGGCGGGCGAATTCCTCGTCGCGCGTGGTCTGCCCGGACGCGGCGCCGGCCGCGGCGACGACGGCCGCCGCCGCGAGCGCCGTGAGTGTGGAACGCCAATTCATCGAATCAACTCGAGATGGGTCTCTCCGGCGGTAATCGTCACCGTCGTGGTCTGGGTCTGCCCGTCGGGACAGGTCAACTGGAGGCGATGGCTTCCCGCGGCGACCTGACGCTCGACGATGGGGGGAAAGCCGAGCGACTGGCCGTCGATGAGGACATTGCACGTCTCGAGCGCGGTGCGCACCGAGAGCCGGCCGAGGCCCGGGGCCTCGACACGCACGGGCCGCCCGGCCGACGCGTCGATCGTAACGCCGTGGTCGAGGAAGACCGCCGGCGCGCGCAGGCGCAGCGTCCGCCGCCCGGTGAGGCGCAGCTGGTGCGAGTCGGCCTCCGACGAGAGCTCTCGGCGACCATCGTACACCGCGAACGGGTAGGTGCCCGTGAACGACACGGTCACGGGGACGGCGACGGGGCTGAGCTGCAGCTCGACGAGGCCGGCGCTCGCCTGCGCGTCGGTGACGGTGGCTTCGAGCGGCTCGAAGCCCGGCTGCGACACCCGCACCGTGCGCCCGGCCACCGACGTGCGCGGCAGTTCGACCGGCGTCGTGTGCTCGGTCGTCCCGCCGTCGACGACGAGCCGTGCGCCCGGCGGCGTGGTCACGAACCTGACGACCGCAGGCATCTCGGCGGGCCCCGCCGGGTCGGTTCCGCCGGGGCTCGGATCGACGGGTGGACCCGGCTCCGGCGTGTCGCCGCCCGGCCCGCTCGGCTGTGGCGCCGGGTCGGTCTTCACCTCGGCCCCGGCAGGCACCCCGGGTGGGCCGAGATAGAGCACGCCCCCGCCGATCGCAAGGGCCGCGACCACGGCGAGGCCGGCCCAGAGCGGCCAGCGGGCGCTCCTCGTGGCGCCCGGCGCGTAGGCCTCGAGCCGGGCCGGCGTGATCATCGCCTCGCCCGCCATGTCGCCGCCCGATGTCGCCGTCGCCGGCCGGAACTTGTCCGACAGGTGCGTCGTCGTCCCGTCGGTCGAGCCGATGGGCGCGTCGACGGTCTCCGATCCGAGCGACTGCCGAATCACCTGCAGTTCGGCGGCAATCTCCGCGGCGTGTTGAAAGCGCTTGGCTGGGTCCTTCTCGAGGGCGCGGATGACGACGTCGACGAGCGGCGGCGGCAGGCCCTGCACGTTGAGCGGCGGCGGCGGCTCACTCATGATCTTCATCATGATGGCCGTCGGCGAGTCGGCCTGGAACGGCCGCCGGCCGCACAGCAGCTCGTAGAGCACGACGCCGACCGCGAAGAGGTCGGCCCGCGGATCGATCTCGCGCCCGGCGAGCTGCTCGGGCGCCATGTACGACACCGAGCCGATGACGTCGCCGCCGCGGGTGACGGTGGCGTCGCCGTACTTGGCGATGCCGAAGTCAAGCAGTTTGACGCCGCCGTCGGGCAGGAGCCAGACGTTGCCCGGCTTCACGTCGCGATGGATGATGCCCTGGCGGTGCGAGAAGTGCAGGCCCGTGCAGAGCTGCGCCACGATGTCGAGCTTGCGATCGACCGAAAGCGCGCCAGGCTCGCGCATCGAGACGTCGAGCGGCGCGCCCTGCAGGAACTCCATCACGATGTAAGGCGTGCCGTCTTCCTCACCGAAGTCGAACAGCGTCACGATGTTGCGATGCTGAAGCCTGGCGACGGCGCGGGCTTCGCGGTAGAACCGCGGCCTGGCCGTTTCGTCGGTCGAGAAGTCCGACAGCATCAGCTTGATGGCGACCTCGCGCTCGAGCACGGGGTCCATCGCCTTGTAGAGCACACCCATCCCGCCGCGACCCACACGTTCGAGGATCTCGTAGCGGCCGATCTTCTTCGGGGCGTCGCTCACCATCGGACAGAGACAGGCTGCCGGCTGCCGGCTGCCGGCTACAGGCTAAGAGCTATCAACCAACTACCACCGAAAACCAAGAACCGATCACCACCCCCCTCCCCCTACCGCCCTCCGCGCGGCTGGAAGGTGGCGGCCACGTGCTTGCACACGGGCTCGTGCTGCGAGAAGCGCGCTGTCAGCGACGAGCAGACGACGCGATAGAGGTCGTCGCCTTCGGCCATGGAGTACTGCCGGACGATCTCGGCCCCCTTCGGCCCGACGCGGCGATACTGCAGCGCCACGATGCGGCGCGACTCGACGTCGAGGATGCGCGTTTCGACCTCGGCGAGGCCGGGTTGCTGCTGGCGGAGCCGGTCGGCCTCGAGCTCGGCGAAGAGATCGGTGATGTCCTCCGGCGCGAGCGGCTGGTTGAGACGCGCGTGCTCGATGAAGATGATGGCCTCGAGCCTGCGCTGCGCGAGCACGGCCACGACCGATCCGCCCCCGGGGCCAAGCTCCCAGTCGCGCCGCGGCATCTCGAAGCCGAACTGCCCGCCCGGCGCCTGGAACGCCTCGATCTGCAGCCGATCGGCCCGGCCCCACCAGCTCGCCTCTTGAGCCGCAGCGGTCGTGGCGACGAGGCACACCAGCATCGCGACGGCCGCCACCGTCCTCACGCGGACTGACAGCGATGCCACCCGCTCGCGGCTGGCGCCGCTGCCGCCACCAATGCCTGCTCGTCTACGCATGTGTCGGGACTCCCGCCCCCTTGTCCGCGCCCGGCAGCGGGTCGGCATCGGCGACGGTGTGTTCGAGCACCTCGCGCAACGCCGACTCGCCCGACGCCACCTTCATCAGCCCCGCCTCGCGGAGCGTCCGCATCCCACTCTGCCTCGCCGATCGCCGGAGCTCGGCCGCACTCGCCCTGGCGATGATCAGGTC
The window above is part of the Acidobacteriota bacterium genome. Proteins encoded here:
- a CDS encoding tetratricopeptide repeat protein, which translates into the protein MNWRSTLTALAAAAVVAAAGAASGQTTRDEEFARRQYDAGLAFLRDGRYAEALKDFQAVVDGFASSSLADDAMLRIAEYHLDVAGDPATAMATVEALLKRYPSGTAAPFAHVLAGRVALAGGRGEAQLSGALASFDRAVMLYPRSLVVPEATFHAGEALQSVRQHEEALERFVRVSLEYPATSWAIRADLAAARSLVATGRAAAAPAVVQRARSRALAAGDAALADEALRLNTILYRLYLKPQARSRFGFGQAFAGGRQIRDVVAMRFAPAGDLWVATSNGAVGYAAADGSPAGSLASAQGRGLTVLADGSMQLVHRGGLQGPRTPPRTFAAADGRPLDDVAAAVGLSTGDVVVADRRRRAVLRFAPDGRPGASFAAVNASALAVSPMDEVAALDRDAKSVAVFDRDGRPVTRIATKGTGYQLNNPVDVAFDTLGHLYVADRNTGQVLVFDLRGSLVTTVASDRVRQPAAIAVDAAGRLYVADDRARQVLVFR
- a CDS encoding protein kinase is translated as MVSDAPKKIGRYEILERVGRGGMGVLYKAMDPVLEREVAIKLMLSDFSTDETARPRFYREARAVARLQHRNIVTLFDFGEEDGTPYIVMEFLQGAPLDVSMREPGALSVDRKLDIVAQLCTGLHFSHRQGIIHRDVKPGNVWLLPDGGVKLLDFGIAKYGDATVTRGGDVIGSVSYMAPEQLAGREIDPRADLFAVGVVLYELLCGRRPFQADSPTAIMMKIMSEPPPPLNVQGLPPPLVDVVIRALEKDPAKRFQHAAEIAAELQVIRQSLGSETVDAPIGSTDGTTTHLSDKFRPATATSGGDMAGEAMITPARLEAYAPGATRSARWPLWAGLAVVAALAIGGGVLYLGPPGVPAGAEVKTDPAPQPSGPGGDTPEPGPPVDPSPGGTDPAGPAEMPAVVRFVTTPPGARLVVDGGTTEHTTPVELPRTSVAGRTVRVSQPGFEPLEATVTDAQASAGLVELQLSPVAVPVTVSFTGTYPFAVYDGRRELSSEADSHQLRLTGRRTLRLRAPAVFLDHGVTIDASAGRPVRVEAPGLGRLSVRTALETCNVLIDGQSLGFPPIVERQVAAGSHRLQLTCPDGQTQTTTVTITAGETHLELIR
- a CDS encoding PEGA domain-containing protein, whose translation is MRLHRLVWACLGAVLVAVWLAMPAAAQTATLDPRLAEARRLLFDELDYERGVETLGRILADLEGRRDAPGAEDSLVEAYELRGRTFLGLGRTEEARADFQTLVRLRPAHRLTGQVSPRIVAFFDETRLPMVGSILLALDPADARLTLDGRPFEAIAGAIEVVVGTRVIEATREGYAPLTHTVEVRAGETTTVTLTMARTSATVAVVTAPADVEVVIDGVARGRTEPGGLRPDFEGWDRQLGVAPEDFSAPFVVGELGLGPHTVLLRRDCYVPIERRVDVERFGDFRLDPLKLEPAVGAIAVDSRVPGAIVILDGERRGAAPMTIADVCEGPHVLEVATSYGRDLRRLDVKMGERISIVASPRPVFALLQTTGVPAGQRGPDLRLAVERALGEAAAVTVQALPAEAVERAMARLQVPAGWLAFDAGLRPLDDEAGRLTSASRRDAGTKLAAALEVQGVAAVSVPPGGAPDQVLVSLLAAEATEPDVLDIRLDDPESLALALSGLAALPPLFRATVGLSAIDVLDQDGPVTTSGTPEGTIAVGEVVLEADGQPVATASELRRAVERAEKAGKTVLTVRSVGAQPRQVELPIVREPRLVTVGDQLLRASKAIVELRTRLVGTSGAEAQVIRLNLAGALIQAGSFAEARAELTQIDLPEGPGVGAGTVQYMLGLCAEGLGQATDARRHFQAAQASASWLTEDGPPVADLAARRLR